The Flavobacterium marginilacus genome window below encodes:
- a CDS encoding alpha-ketoglutarate-dependent dioxygenase AlkB, whose product MNNLGFYKITLPLENLFEELSNSITFENITKGRIGNNLVNISDQNIPITRTTSIYNIPPHDFSPVHHQIIASLNTEIQNNPIENLQSADFNNALIEIYDCNYSKMNYHSDQSLDLETGSFIGLFSCYENPDNLIEKNIRKLKIKDKVSNEEYEIPLTHNSIILFSLETNKKFLHKIILESALSKKKLEFDNKWLGITFRKSKTFIHFKDNLPYFSNGELLTLADENQKKEFYTLRGQENNNLNFIYPILSYTLSIGDTMEPIES is encoded by the coding sequence ATGAACAACTTAGGCTTTTATAAAATCACACTCCCTCTTGAAAACTTATTCGAAGAATTATCAAATTCCATAACTTTTGAAAATATCACTAAAGGGAGAATCGGAAATAATTTAGTTAATATATCTGATCAAAATATTCCAATCACAAGAACAACCAGTATTTACAATATTCCGCCTCATGATTTTTCTCCTGTACATCATCAAATTATAGCGTCTTTAAATACTGAAATTCAAAACAATCCTATTGAAAATTTACAATCGGCAGATTTTAATAATGCACTTATAGAAATCTACGACTGTAATTATTCTAAAATGAATTATCATTCTGATCAATCTTTAGATTTGGAAACTGGCTCTTTTATTGGTTTATTTTCATGCTATGAAAATCCTGACAATTTAATAGAAAAGAACATACGTAAACTAAAAATTAAAGACAAAGTCAGTAATGAAGAATACGAAATCCCGCTGACACATAATTCTATTATCCTATTTTCATTGGAAACTAATAAAAAGTTTCTTCATAAAATTATATTAGAATCTGCTTTAAGCAAAAAGAAACTTGAATTTGATAATAAATGGCTTGGAATTACTTTTAGAAAATCAAAAACATTTATACATTTCAAAGATAATTTACCGTATTTCTCCAATGGAGAATTGTTAACATTGGCTGATGAAAATCAAAAAAAGGAATTTTATACTTTAAGAGGACAGGAAAACAACAATTTAAATTTTATTTACCCGATATTATCATACACATTAAGTATAGGAGATACAATGGAACCAATAGAATCATGA
- a CDS encoding HvfC/BufC N-terminal domain-containing protein — MHKTPTIPLKDFQQWMQQLLLDPYQQTAVNPNDLLSNASNAASIEDVICHSEKLTAQEHLGIYQRSYIARLRNCMSQQFSALEYALGEAIFCAFADDYLASKPSYNYNLSFLGAHFSEYLQNNRPDAQDELKEDWIDFMIELAQFEYAIGVLFEMKAEENYQLAAINIAEKELKLVPICSLFKFQFPVQKYYSEFKNGKEPNLPFESESYCVVLRHKFKLAIYDLHKEQYDFLSILKEQGDIAVAKERFKTQYKENDEVFEEIWSSWKKRWIEANFFRV; from the coding sequence ATGCACAAAACGCCTACCATACCATTGAAGGATTTTCAGCAATGGATGCAGCAGCTTTTACTGGATCCTTACCAGCAGACAGCTGTCAATCCTAATGATTTGCTTTCCAATGCATCAAATGCAGCATCAATTGAAGATGTGATTTGTCATTCTGAAAAATTGACCGCGCAAGAACATTTGGGTATTTACCAGCGGAGTTATATTGCGCGTTTGCGAAATTGTATGTCACAGCAATTTAGCGCATTAGAATATGCCTTGGGGGAGGCTATTTTTTGCGCTTTTGCTGATGATTATCTTGCTTCAAAACCATCGTATAATTACAACTTATCTTTTTTAGGGGCTCATTTTTCGGAGTATCTGCAAAATAATAGACCTGATGCCCAAGACGAACTGAAAGAAGATTGGATAGATTTTATGATTGAACTGGCTCAATTTGAATATGCTATTGGTGTTCTTTTTGAAATGAAAGCGGAAGAAAATTATCAATTAGCGGCGATTAATATTGCAGAAAAGGAACTAAAATTAGTACCTATATGCAGCTTATTCAAATTCCAGTTTCCAGTACAAAAATACTATTCCGAGTTTAAAAATGGAAAGGAACCCAATTTACCATTTGAAAGCGAAAGTTATTGTGTGGTTTTGCGCCATAAATTTAAATTGGCAATTTATGATCTGCACAAAGAACAGTATGATTTTTTAAGTATTTTAAAAGAGCAAGGTGATATTGCTGTTGCAAAAGAACGGTTTAAAACTCAGTACAAAGAAAATGATGAGGTATTTGAAGAAATATGGAGCAGTTGGAAAAAACGCTGGATTGAAGCTAATTTTTTTCGAGTTTAG
- a CDS encoding LacI family DNA-binding transcriptional regulator: protein MKTKITINDIAKELGIAPATVSRALSNHPEISASTKKKVKAAAERLDYRPNKIASSLRSGKTKIIGVLIPTAEHLFFGSVIHGISNLASQHGYDVLIYQSNENEEFEKKGIDTFIGARVDGILVSISKNTTDFSHFESVKKKNIPIAFFDRTNDDLEISSVCTDDYMGAFMATESLIKSGYQRIAHISGPQQIKAFTERIRGYKAALNEYNINFDQNLIYSGDISIEAGRKGVQYFLELEKKPDAVFATEDFTALGALKELKEREINVPNQFGVMGFCNDLFSEHITPSLSTVDQKTVQMGEEAFNLIYELISKKGEKINLQRRILTPALILRQSSNKN from the coding sequence ATGAAAACAAAAATTACTATTAACGACATTGCAAAAGAATTAGGCATCGCTCCGGCGACCGTCTCTCGTGCATTAAGCAATCATCCGGAAATAAGCGCATCCACCAAGAAAAAAGTTAAAGCTGCTGCAGAACGCCTTGACTACAGACCTAATAAAATTGCTTCTTCATTGCGTTCGGGAAAAACAAAAATTATTGGAGTACTAATTCCAACTGCTGAACATTTATTTTTCGGATCAGTAATTCATGGCATTTCAAATTTAGCCAGCCAGCACGGTTATGATGTTCTTATTTATCAGTCCAACGAAAACGAAGAGTTTGAAAAAAAAGGAATTGATACATTTATTGGAGCAAGAGTTGATGGGATTTTAGTTTCAATTTCTAAAAACACAACCGATTTTTCACACTTCGAATCGGTCAAAAAGAAAAATATTCCAATTGCTTTTTTTGACCGTACCAATGATGATCTAGAAATTTCGTCCGTCTGCACTGATGATTATATGGGAGCCTTCATGGCAACTGAATCCCTTATAAAATCAGGATATCAAAGAATTGCTCATATTTCGGGCCCACAGCAAATTAAAGCTTTCACAGAAAGAATCCGAGGCTATAAAGCAGCTTTAAATGAGTACAATATTAATTTTGACCAAAATCTGATTTACAGCGGAGACATCAGTATTGAAGCCGGGAGAAAAGGCGTGCAGTATTTTTTAGAATTAGAAAAAAAACCAGATGCCGTTTTTGCCACAGAAGATTTTACGGCGCTTGGTGCTTTAAAGGAATTAAAAGAACGAGAAATTAATGTGCCTAATCAATTTGGAGTAATGGGTTTCTGCAATGATTTATTCAGTGAACATATTACGCCTTCCCTTTCGACTGTAGACCAAAAAACTGTCCAGATGGGCGAAGAAGCATTCAATCTCATCTATGAATTAATTTCAAAGAAAGGAGAAAAAATAAACCTGCAAAGACGAATACTAACACCAGCTTTAATTCTAAGGCAATCATCAAATAAGAACTAA
- a CDS encoding alpha-keto acid decarboxylase family protein, producing MKSTKEFTVADYLLTRLKQLNVTEIFQIPGDYVKHFTQALENFDGIKTIGTSNELDASYAADAYARTRGLAAVSLQYGVSTYSALNAIAGAYVERSPVVVISATPGADARQIGSMYNVLYHHSTGNLNADQEIYERVTVAAETLSSSVDAPEKIDKLIITALTHQRPVYIACYKEVWGEPCPKPSDKKLKPQIIKSEAAALENAVSQAWTQITEAKSPLIFAGVEILRHNLSSQLEEFIKYSGILYTTTSLGKTVLDEEGDKFIGTYSDQASIPEVIKLVEASDCILSLGTIITDDYLWLVENKFSDMIQATTEEMRVGYFTYNDVTLKDFIEALIKRFKKAAEYPLKSVAPPQPKFPEPWKSNSDPKYDNTPEVITFNRFFENTVSFLEKNKMLEDIVMTFGVSSSMYVATNIYGLSKNAFISSAAWQCIGFETGAASGAQLGSGKQAWTVAGDGGFMMIAQSLSTLVRYNINSVIFVMSNGVYAIEQVYVDMDSFKAGPEHKFDEFDILPKWDYQALAKAFGANSYRAETVTELNEVLLELKKKTNLPSLVEIVIPQKDLAQQMSRLGNE from the coding sequence ATGAAATCTACAAAAGAATTTACAGTTGCAGATTATCTGCTCACTCGGCTCAAGCAATTAAATGTTACCGAAATTTTTCAAATACCAGGTGATTATGTCAAGCACTTTACACAAGCCCTGGAAAATTTTGATGGAATCAAAACCATTGGAACTTCCAATGAATTAGACGCTTCTTATGCTGCAGATGCTTATGCACGTACCCGCGGGCTGGCTGCTGTATCCCTGCAGTATGGGGTAAGTACTTACAGCGCATTAAATGCTATTGCAGGAGCTTATGTAGAGCGCAGTCCTGTTGTGGTAATTAGTGCCACTCCCGGAGCAGATGCACGCCAGATCGGGAGTATGTACAATGTGCTTTATCATCATTCTACGGGTAATCTCAACGCGGATCAGGAAATTTACGAAAGAGTAACTGTTGCTGCCGAGACCTTGAGCAGTTCTGTAGATGCTCCAGAAAAAATCGATAAATTAATCATTACTGCACTTACGCACCAGCGTCCTGTATACATTGCATGTTATAAAGAGGTGTGGGGTGAGCCTTGCCCAAAGCCTTCAGATAAAAAATTAAAGCCTCAGATAATCAAAAGTGAAGCGGCGGCACTTGAGAATGCTGTTTCTCAAGCCTGGACTCAAATTACTGAGGCAAAATCGCCTTTGATTTTTGCAGGCGTAGAGATTTTGCGGCACAATTTGTCCAGTCAGCTGGAAGAATTTATCAAATATAGCGGTATACTGTACACTACTACTTCACTGGGAAAAACGGTTCTGGATGAGGAGGGAGATAAATTTATTGGAACCTATTCAGATCAGGCATCTATACCCGAAGTGATAAAACTGGTCGAAGCTTCTGATTGTATCCTGTCTTTAGGGACGATTATTACAGATGATTATTTGTGGCTGGTAGAAAATAAGTTTTCGGATATGATTCAGGCAACCACAGAAGAAATGCGTGTTGGTTATTTTACGTATAATGATGTAACCTTAAAAGATTTTATTGAAGCATTAATAAAACGTTTTAAAAAAGCGGCAGAATATCCTTTAAAATCGGTGGCACCACCTCAGCCAAAATTTCCAGAGCCTTGGAAATCTAATTCGGATCCTAAATATGATAACACCCCCGAAGTAATAACATTCAATCGCTTTTTTGAAAATACGGTTTCTTTCTTGGAAAAGAACAAAATGCTTGAAGACATTGTCATGACTTTTGGCGTAAGCTCATCTATGTATGTGGCTACCAATATTTACGGATTATCAAAAAATGCTTTTATTTCTTCGGCAGCGTGGCAGTGTATTGGTTTTGAAACTGGTGCAGCTTCGGGTGCTCAGCTTGGAAGCGGCAAGCAGGCTTGGACTGTAGCCGGAGATGGCGGTTTTATGATGATTGCACAGTCACTTTCGACTCTTGTAAGATACAATATCAACTCTGTGATATTTGTCATGAGTAACGGGGTATATGCTATTGAGCAGGTATATGTAGACATGGACTCGTTTAAGGCGGGACCAGAACATAAGTTTGATGAATTTGATATCCTTCCAAAATGGGATTATCAGGCACTTGCCAAAGCATTTGGCGCAAACAGTTACCGAGCCGAAACCGTAACAGAGTTAAACGAAGTACTTCTTGAACTCAAGAAAAAAACGAATCTTCCAAGTTTGGTAGAAATTGTAATTCCTCAAAAAGATCTGGCACAGCAAATGTCAAGATTGGGTAACGAATAA
- a CDS encoding heme-binding protein, whose product MENSISLEKQKCPYLAEQASATAIIPDITTPLVSATNQPPVIGTSNLGLLNNFIGTWNSPTGADAAGYNVMPLPQTDAPNGYITKNFPYFEEISFSAIAGGAPNREGQFTQSSGVLFYEQRVYIADNADPSGSQPIENTLIHAENGTWLYHAIQNQMEGPYGPGTVPVTNPIPVQNPATQYNKQISVPHGVSVLMTGGPVVSGTGNPVFPIADRTKLPFTDSSIIDPSTYLTQQLKGLNSKGITVESYSSITVSTTNEGGAVSNINFENSFGKVISMDTTWYVETLSNGKVQLQYIQNIVLQFLINGLPTQFLHIDANTLQLVETFTQVNAKQPWQETGVTVQPGSQVTVSYSSGQWTADPETNGGNLYGADGCPGIIVTQSGYPIQNVNMGSLIGQVGSNAPFYIGNGPVTTPAGESGALKLCINDDLNGEYGAGLTDNIGSLQVRIKV is encoded by the coding sequence ATGGAAAATTCAATCAGCTTAGAAAAACAAAAATGCCCTTATCTTGCTGAACAAGCATCAGCAACAGCGATAATTCCAGACATTACAACGCCGCTTGTATCAGCAACAAATCAGCCGCCAGTCATTGGTACTTCAAATCTGGGACTTTTAAATAATTTTATTGGTACTTGGAACAGCCCGACTGGAGCTGATGCTGCAGGTTACAATGTTATGCCTTTGCCTCAGACAGATGCTCCAAATGGCTACATCACTAAAAATTTTCCTTATTTTGAAGAAATTTCATTTTCGGCAATAGCCGGCGGAGCGCCAAACAGGGAAGGGCAGTTTACACAGTCCAGCGGTGTACTGTTTTATGAACAAAGAGTATACATAGCAGACAACGCCGATCCAAGCGGATCACAGCCAATTGAGAACACCTTGATTCATGCTGAAAATGGGACTTGGCTTTATCATGCTATACAAAATCAAATGGAAGGACCTTATGGACCAGGGACTGTTCCTGTCACAAATCCAATTCCAGTACAAAATCCAGCAACTCAATATAACAAACAAATTTCGGTGCCTCATGGTGTTTCCGTTTTGATGACGGGAGGACCGGTTGTATCTGGAACAGGAAATCCGGTTTTTCCAATAGCCGATAGAACTAAATTACCTTTTACGGATTCTTCTATAATTGATCCATCAACTTATTTGACACAGCAATTAAAAGGATTGAATAGTAAAGGTATTACTGTCGAGAGTTACTCAAGCATTACGGTTAGTACTACCAATGAAGGCGGTGCGGTAAGTAATATAAATTTTGAAAATTCCTTTGGGAAAGTGATTTCGATGGACACTACTTGGTATGTTGAAACTTTGAGTAATGGAAAAGTGCAGCTGCAGTACATTCAAAATATTGTTTTACAGTTTTTAATAAATGGTTTACCGACCCAATTTTTACATATTGATGCAAACACCTTACAGCTGGTAGAAACGTTTACTCAAGTGAATGCAAAACAGCCATGGCAGGAAACAGGAGTTACCGTACAGCCAGGAAGTCAGGTAACAGTAAGTTACAGTTCTGGTCAATGGACTGCAGATCCAGAAACAAATGGCGGCAATTTGTATGGAGCAGATGGATGCCCTGGTATTATCGTGACCCAGTCAGGTTATCCAATTCAAAATGTAAATATGGGATCTCTTATAGGACAAGTTGGGTCTAATGCTCCTTTCTATATTGGAAACGGTCCCGTTACAACTCCCGCAGGGGAAAGCGGAGCCTTAAAATTATGCATCAACGATGATTTAAATGGAGAATACGGAGCTGGATTGACTGACAATATTGGAAGTTTACAGGTGCGTATAAAAGTGTAA
- a CDS encoding endonuclease V, with translation MTKKLVLLAFDTYYFDGKAKTVCIEFNQWNHSKDYKVYSEIVDNVEEYIPGEFYRRELPCILSLLKKMELKKNIDAIIVDGYIYLDDDKKYGLGGHLYEKLNQEIPIIGVAKTNFASLNKDKKSLFRGDSKKPLFITSIGIDLNEAFAKIESMAGEFRFPTLLKELDRLTKEI, from the coding sequence ATGACAAAAAAATTAGTGCTTTTGGCATTTGACACATATTATTTTGACGGAAAAGCCAAAACCGTCTGTATTGAATTTAATCAATGGAATCATAGCAAAGACTATAAAGTATATTCAGAAATAGTTGATAATGTCGAAGAATATATTCCAGGAGAATTTTATAGAAGAGAATTGCCTTGTATTTTAAGCCTTTTGAAAAAGATGGAGCTGAAAAAAAACATTGATGCAATAATTGTTGATGGATATATTTATCTGGATGATGACAAAAAATATGGCTTAGGTGGGCATTTGTATGAAAAATTAAATCAGGAGATCCCAATAATTGGAGTAGCCAAAACTAATTTTGCATCATTAAACAAAGACAAAAAAAGCTTGTTTAGAGGCGATAGTAAAAAACCTCTTTTTATCACTTCAATCGGGATTGATTTAAACGAGGCATTCGCAAAAATCGAAAGTATGGCTGGAGAATTTAGATTTCCTACTTTATTAAAAGAATTAGACAGGCTGACTAAAGAAATTTAA
- a CDS encoding ferritin-like domain-containing protein — MKTKKLFTFSNEVTKDNIKEVMQQAIALELATIPTYLSTYYSINRAQDQDKLYAKLHAQLSQSGERTEAEIEALAQDLKLDVLVYSNKSAALIMSVVIEEMLHLALSCNVKQAVCQTEPDLMGIGKVLSFPTQLDGHIPEFQINAAKLSLNQLTTFLQIESPEPFVDPYAEKQLLNTVDYQTIGRLYEMIIECVKENFPGPYNYRPQLLPPDNPARPKPFYSQNSMNTVHYDREHNPKFANGNDSGELVGVYDAHSAVEALERIVEQGEGRSKEKQHTLIWGENKMPVPMEVVDGKVTFWEGDYDDTGKEVAHFAKFLEAYSLGGHYQEKFSKIQGLDDFFSYFVYDTDANPTIADYRASGNEALALCSELGNAVFAYILLMIETCYYKDESTQYDLFLYGIHKSMIWLLSGVGNQINYYTYSKGNSAYRGALTFEPYSFVNSFLRPKEQIMNLVDQLAKADPVNWGWAIKSENYFPSLPDVGLDHSIIADMPKVPSTPYKHNH, encoded by the coding sequence ATGAAAACCAAAAAACTTTTTACATTTTCAAATGAGGTAACAAAAGATAATATCAAAGAGGTAATGCAGCAGGCAATTGCACTGGAGCTTGCTACTATTCCAACGTATCTGTCGACCTATTATTCAATAAACAGAGCGCAGGATCAAGATAAGCTATACGCTAAACTCCATGCGCAGCTATCGCAGTCTGGTGAACGTACTGAAGCAGAAATTGAAGCATTGGCGCAAGATCTGAAACTGGATGTATTGGTATATTCGAATAAATCAGCTGCTTTAATTATGAGTGTGGTTATCGAAGAAATGCTGCACCTGGCTCTTTCCTGTAATGTGAAACAAGCAGTTTGTCAAACAGAGCCGGATCTTATGGGAATCGGAAAAGTACTGTCATTTCCAACACAATTAGATGGACATATTCCTGAATTTCAAATTAACGCTGCAAAATTATCGCTGAATCAGCTGACTACTTTTTTGCAGATAGAAAGCCCTGAACCATTTGTAGATCCATATGCAGAAAAACAATTGTTAAACACGGTTGATTATCAAACTATTGGCCGTTTGTATGAGATGATTATTGAGTGCGTAAAAGAGAATTTCCCTGGTCCGTATAATTATAGACCACAATTGCTTCCACCTGATAATCCGGCACGTCCTAAGCCGTTTTATTCTCAAAACTCGATGAATACTGTGCATTATGACAGAGAGCACAATCCTAAATTTGCTAATGGCAATGATAGCGGCGAACTGGTTGGGGTGTATGATGCTCATTCGGCAGTTGAGGCTTTGGAACGAATTGTAGAACAAGGAGAAGGACGAAGCAAGGAGAAACAGCATACTCTGATTTGGGGAGAAAATAAAATGCCGGTACCAATGGAAGTCGTGGATGGAAAGGTTACGTTTTGGGAAGGCGATTATGATGATACCGGAAAAGAAGTGGCACATTTTGCCAAATTCCTCGAAGCGTATAGCCTTGGAGGTCATTATCAGGAAAAGTTTAGTAAAATTCAGGGCTTGGACGATTTTTTCAGCTATTTCGTGTACGACACTGATGCCAATCCGACAATAGCCGATTATAGAGCATCGGGTAATGAGGCTCTGGCACTTTGTTCAGAATTGGGTAATGCGGTTTTTGCTTATATTCTTTTAATGATTGAAACCTGTTATTATAAAGACGAAAGCACTCAATATGATTTGTTCCTGTATGGCATTCATAAATCGATGATCTGGCTGTTGAGCGGTGTAGGAAATCAGATAAATTATTATACTTATTCCAAAGGAAATAGCGCTTACAGAGGAGCTTTAACATTTGAACCTTATTCTTTTGTAAATAGTTTTTTAAGACCAAAAGAGCAGATTATGAATTTGGTCGATCAATTGGCTAAAGCTGATCCTGTTAATTGGGGCTGGGCAATTAAGAGTGAAAATTATTTTCCTTCACTGCCAGACGTAGGGCTGGATCACAGTATTATAGCCGATATGCCAAAGGTACCAAGCACACCATATAAACATAATCATTAA
- the bufB gene encoding MNIO family bufferin maturase — translation MITRLGLPNLGLGLGLRSQHFEHILQNKPGVDWFEVISENFMDSHGRPRYILHQIAEQYPVVMHGVSLSIGSTDPLNFDYLKGLKQLAAEVKPAWISDHLCWTGVLTTNSHDLLPLPLNDESLKHVCDRIRQVQDYLERPLILENPSTYASFNNSTLPEWEFLRLMTDETGCGLLLDVNNVYVSSFNNDFDPVEYINGIPHDKVVQMHLAGHQNCGNYIIDTHDREVTNPVWKLFQMAYQLVSEASVLLEWDGNIPAFDVYHSELLKSKKYMDKAFAGTENEIQSIDNEQISNPLNIVAINQFI, via the coding sequence ATGATAACTAGACTTGGATTGCCTAATTTAGGATTAGGATTAGGTTTAAGAAGTCAGCATTTTGAGCATATACTTCAGAATAAACCCGGAGTAGATTGGTTTGAGGTAATTTCTGAAAATTTTATGGATTCGCATGGACGGCCTAGATATATTTTACATCAGATAGCAGAACAGTATCCCGTGGTAATGCACGGGGTATCGCTGTCTATAGGAAGTACCGATCCGCTGAACTTTGATTACCTAAAAGGTTTAAAACAGCTGGCAGCCGAAGTAAAACCGGCTTGGATTAGCGATCATCTGTGCTGGACAGGAGTTTTAACAACCAATTCGCATGATTTATTACCGCTTCCGCTAAATGACGAGTCATTAAAACATGTTTGTGATCGAATCAGGCAGGTTCAGGATTATCTGGAACGTCCATTGATTTTGGAAAACCCAAGTACGTATGCATCCTTTAATAATTCTACACTTCCAGAATGGGAGTTTTTGCGATTAATGACCGATGAAACAGGTTGCGGATTACTGCTGGATGTAAACAATGTGTATGTGTCTTCTTTTAATAATGATTTTGACCCAGTGGAATATATCAATGGAATTCCGCATGATAAAGTAGTGCAGATGCACTTGGCGGGTCATCAGAACTGCGGCAATTATATCATTGATACACATGATAGGGAAGTGACCAATCCAGTATGGAAATTGTTTCAGATGGCATATCAATTGGTAAGCGAAGCTTCCGTTTTATTGGAGTGGGATGGTAATATTCCAGCCTTTGATGTGTATCATTCCGAGTTGCTTAAATCAAAAAAATATATGGATAAAGCATTTGCTGGAACTGAAAATGAAATTCAATCTATTGATAATGAGCAAATTTCAAATCCATTGAATATTGTTGCGATAAATCAATTTATATAA